In a genomic window of Myotis daubentonii chromosome X, mMyoDau2.1, whole genome shotgun sequence:
- the LOC132223372 gene encoding melanoma-associated antigen 4-like, whose product MPGHHMSEPWKPEEDHEDPMEIPDMLVEELFWAMQEEEVEDEEEALSLYSSRASSPSVLFIDSLEEVSAAETPSPPQSLQGASPHAMEAFPWRHAEDESSSSQDEEGPNAEGGPDEDADSLLHKALHLKMIEMVEFLLLKYRAKEPTTKAEMLSSVIKEHQDHFPELFSAATECIQLAFGIVVEEMDPSTHTYVLATALGLSYDGMVSNGHRYPNTGLLVTVLWVIASEGDCAPEEKVWEALNVVGVYDGKEHWLYGEPRELITKIWVQEQYLLYRQVPNSDPACYEFLWGPRAHAETTMMKTLQFVLGVNDRDPYSLSSLLEGPEYNDNHYA is encoded by the coding sequence ATGCCTGGTCATCATATGAGTGAGCCGTGGAAGCCTGAGGAAGACCATGAGGACCCAATGGAGATCCCTGACATGTTGGTAGAGGAACTGTTCTGGGCtatgcaggaggaggaggtggaggatgaggaggaggcccTGTCTCTCTACTCCTCTCGGGCCTCCTCCCCCTCAGTCCTGTTTATAGACAGCCTAGAGGAGGTGTCTGCTGCTGAGACACCAAGTCCTCCCCAGAGTCTTCAGGGTGCCTCCCCCCATGCCATGGAAGCCTTTCCATGGAGACACGCTGAAGATGAGAGCTCCAGCAGCCAAGATGAGGAGGGTCCAAACGCTGAGGGAGGCCCTGATGAAGATGCCGATTCCTTGCTCCACAAAGCACTGCATTTGAAGATGATAGAAATGGTGGAGTTTCTACTCCTTAAGTATCGTGCAAAGGAGCCGACCACAAAGGCAGAAATGCTGAGTAGTGTCATCAAAGAGCACCAGGACCACTTTCCTGAGCTCTTCAGTGCAGCCACTGAATGCATCCAGTTGGCTTTTGGTATTGTGGTGGAAGAAATGGACCCCAGTACTCACACCTATGTCCTGGCCACTGCCTTGGGGCTCAGCTATGATGGGATGGTGAGCAATGGGCACAGATATCCCAACACAGGCCTCCTGGTCACAGTTCTGTGGGTGATCGCCTCAGAGGGTGATTGTGCCCCTGAGGAAAAAGTGTGGGAAGCACTGAATGTTGTAGGGGTGTATGATGGGAAGGAGCATTGGCTctatggggagcccagggagctcaTCACCAAAATTTGGGTCCAGGAACAGTACCTGCTGTACCGCCAGGTGCCCAATAGTGATCCTGCATGCTATGAGTTCCTGTGGGGTCCCCGAGCACATGCAGAGACTACCATGATGAAAACCCTCCAGTTTGTGCTCGGGGTTAATGACAGGGATCCCTATTCCCTTTCATCACTGCTTGAAGGGCCTGAGTACAATGACAACCACTATGCCTGA
- the LOC132223375 gene encoding melanoma-associated antigen 10-like yields MRTPDSTGRGRRLPEQMGATWSRTPSRQLVGQGPWKLESVLLSETLGVLYREEDPISADGGPGTLEARPESVLVSETLGVLYRDQDPISADGGPGTCHSQGVIMPRVPKSQRSSLDIPMPVEEDSSSSSSTPVASSSSSSTSSSSYPLLSSNPSTSEEEGEEQEENVEEEENEEQEEVPAAAGAPSSPVSSPSAHASPTALAAAAPLSQSISEEGEGPSTSWALPGTESLPRCVINDKVADLVGFLLLKYRTKEQTTRAEMLSSIIREHQDHFAVIFREASECMQLVYGIDVKEVDPTSHTYVLVTNLGLSYDAMVSDEHSMPKTGLLILILSIIVLEDDCVPEERIWEALNAMGVHAGMEHSLYGEPRELLTRVWVQEQYLEYRQVPNSDPARYEFLWGPRAHAETTKLKVLEFLSQVSGSDPRSFTHFYQEALREEEQRAQARVRTTDDTTAMASASSSAMPSGFFCLD; encoded by the exons ATGAGGACCCCCGACAGCACAGGGCGGGGCCGGCGCCTGCCAGAGCAGATGGGGGCCACCT GGAGCAGGACCCCATCTCGGCAGTTGGTGGGCCAGGGACCCTGGAAGCTAGAGTCAGTCCTGCTCTCAGAGACTCTGGGGGTTCTGTACAGGGAGGAGGACCCCATCTCGGCAGATGGTGGGCCAGGGACCCTGGAAGCTAGACCAGAGTCAGTCCTGGTCTCAGAGACTCTGGGGGTTCTGTACAGGGATCAGGACCCCATCTCGGCAGATGGTGGGCCAGGGACCTGCCATAGCCAAG GAGTCATCATGCCTCGAGTTCCAAAGAGTCAACGCTCCTCGCTTGATATTCCCATGCCTGTGGAAGAggattcttcctcctcctcctccacccctgttgcttcctcttcctcctcctccacctcttcctctAGCTATCCTCTGCTTTCAAGTAACCCAAGCAcctcagaggaggagggggaggagcaggaggagaatgtggaggaggaagagaatgaggagcaggaggaggttcctgctgctgctggggcaccGAGTTCTCCCGTGAGCTCTCCAAGTGCCCATGCCTCCCCTACTGCCCTTGCCGCTGCTGCTCCCTTGAGCCAATCCATCAGCGAAGAAGGGGAGGGTCCGAGTacctcctgggccctgccaggtacagagtCCTTGCCCAGATGTGTGATTAATGATAAGGTAGCTGATCTGGTGGGGTTCCTGCTCCTGAAGTATCGCACAAAGGAGCAGACCACAAGGGCAGAAATGCTGAGTAGCATCATCAGAGAGCACCAGGACCACTTTGCTGTAATCTTTAGGGAGGCCTCTGAGTGCATGCAGCTGGTTTATGGCATTGATGTGAAGGAAGTGGACCCCACCAGCCACACCTATGTCCTAGTCACCAACCTGGGCCTCTCCTATGATGCGATGGTGAGCGATGAGCACAGTATGCCCAAGACGGGCCTGCTGATACTCATCCTTAGTATAATCGTCTTGGAGGATGATTGTGTCCCCGAAGAGAGGATATGGGAAGCACTGAATGCCATGGGGGTGCATGCGGGGATGGAGCATAGCCTctatggggagcccagggagctcctCACCAGAGTTTGGGTGCAGGAACAGTACCTGGAGTACCGGCAGGTGCCCAACAGCGATCCTGCACGGTACGAGTTCCTGTGGGGTCCCAGGGCCCACGCTGAGACCACCAAGTTGAAAGTCCTGGAGTTTTTGTCCCAGGTCAGTGGGAGTGACCCCAGATCCTTCACACACTTCTATCAGGAGGCTTTGAGagaggaggaacagagagccCAGGCCAGAGTTAGGACCACGGATGATACTACTGCCATGGCCAGTGCAAGCTCTTCTGCCATGCCCAGTGGCTTCTTCTGCCTTGACTGA